Proteins co-encoded in one Sulfurovum xiamenensis genomic window:
- a CDS encoding L,D-transpeptidase family protein gives MKIKLSMLGLLVVLFIVGCGETPYYGKVDNTPYATKECLKELASGAEIDHKNKIDKIVVYKKKRVLYAYKDGKVVETFRISLGANGGADAGNKVKAGDYRTPEGTYSIVRKKCDARLYRSLMISYPSEADKARARKRGLNPGGYITIHGQPKWNADGRGDEYTLSRDWTEGCMAVPNFAMDKLWAAVEKGVEIEIHA, from the coding sequence ATGAAGATAAAATTGAGTATGCTAGGCCTGCTTGTTGTGCTCTTCATCGTTGGGTGTGGAGAAACACCTTACTATGGAAAGGTGGATAATACACCTTATGCAACAAAAGAGTGTCTAAAGGAATTAGCAAGTGGGGCAGAGATAGACCACAAGAATAAAATAGATAAGATCGTTGTCTATAAGAAAAAAAGAGTGTTGTATGCCTATAAAGATGGTAAAGTGGTTGAAACGTTCCGTATCTCTCTAGGTGCAAATGGTGGCGCCGATGCGGGAAACAAAGTAAAGGCGGGAGATTATAGAACGCCGGAGGGTACCTATAGCATTGTGAGAAAGAAATGTGATGCAAGACTCTATAGGTCGCTTATGATCTCGTACCCCAGTGAGGCGGATAAGGCAAGAGCAAGGAAAAGAGGTCTAAATCCGGGTGGATATATCACGATCCATGGGCAACCTAAATGGAATGCAGATGGACGGGGGGATGAATATACCCTTTCGCGTGATTGGACAGAGGGATGTATGGCAGTTCCAAACTTTGCTATGGATAAACTTTGGGCGGCTGTTGAAAAAGGTGTAGAAATAGAAATACACGCATGA
- a CDS encoding DUF1566 domain-containing protein: protein MKKVLISACLSIFTTLLMAGGDTTETLAPVAEVSQTPCKTNKVYIESDAGLMWQDAAYTDGEDGAYKRGHSVGKAGKHRHAMNYCRTLNYAGYNDWRLPTADELSHVHDAPGNPFAYYRGSDFWSTTPSTENRYYVVFTADAMQYARKPSESNYIRCVRCLGKGYVFSRSKDVK from the coding sequence ATGAAAAAAGTACTGATATCGGCATGTTTATCTATATTCACAACTTTACTGATGGCAGGGGGAGATACAACCGAAACGCTTGCACCTGTAGCTGAAGTATCACAAACACCTTGCAAGACCAATAAAGTTTACATTGAATCGGATGCAGGTCTTATGTGGCAGGATGCAGCCTATACAGATGGAGAAGATGGCGCGTACAAACGTGGACATTCAGTAGGTAAAGCTGGGAAGCATAGACATGCGATGAATTACTGTCGTACATTGAACTATGCAGGATATAATGACTGGAGATTGCCTACAGCAGATGAATTATCACATGTACATGATGCACCAGGTAATCCCTTTGCATACTATCGTGGTTCAGACTTTTGGTCGACTACACCTAGCACAGAGAACAGATATTATGTGGTATTCACAGCAGATGCAATGCAGTATGCAAGAAAACCTAGTGAGTCTAATTATATTAGATGTGTACGTTGTTTAGGTAAGGGGTATGTATTTTCTAGATCAAAAGATGTAAAATAG
- a CDS encoding UDP-N-acetylmuramate dehydrogenase, giving the protein MFFKTIDFSKYSSIKVGQPTQVLMIEEGDTIPEDRYLIGGANNLLVSPTPPPLMMLSKDFATITQEDNMLVIGAAMPTGRIVSYAKKHDIGGFEFCSKLPGTLGGMLAMNAGVKAYEIFNILHSVKINGKWVLADEIEHGYRFAKLGGIATHAKFEIQHGFDQKLLDELLNLRSNQPLEPSAGSAFKNPEGDYAGRLIEAVGLKGVRKGQMQWSTVHANFLVNLGGGTYEEAKSLIDLAKSKVLNRFNIVLIEEIKLL; this is encoded by the coding sequence ATGTTTTTTAAGACCATAGACTTTTCCAAATACTCCAGTATCAAAGTGGGGCAGCCCACACAAGTCCTAATGATAGAAGAGGGTGATACCATACCTGAGGACAGGTACCTCATCGGAGGTGCGAACAACCTGCTTGTCTCGCCTACACCTCCTCCGCTTATGATGCTCTCTAAAGATTTTGCTACTATCACCCAAGAAGATAATATGCTGGTGATTGGTGCAGCGATGCCCACAGGACGCATCGTCTCTTATGCGAAGAAACATGATATTGGCGGTTTTGAGTTTTGCTCCAAACTTCCAGGAACATTAGGTGGCATGCTTGCTATGAATGCAGGTGTCAAAGCATATGAGATATTTAATATTTTACACTCCGTAAAGATCAATGGAAAATGGGTTTTAGCAGATGAGATAGAACACGGCTATCGTTTCGCTAAACTGGGAGGTATCGCAACCCATGCAAAGTTTGAGATACAGCATGGTTTTGACCAAAAACTCCTAGATGAACTGCTCAACCTACGATCCAATCAACCGCTTGAACCCAGTGCAGGTTCTGCATTTAAAAACCCTGAAGGTGATTATGCCGGACGTCTAATAGAAGCTGTGGGATTAAAAGGCGTACGCAAAGGTCAAATGCAATGGAGTACGGTGCATGCCAATTTCTTGGTCAATTTAGGAGGGGGAACGTATGAGGAAGCCAAGTCGCTTATAGACCTGGCAAAAAGTAAAGTGTTAAATCGATTTAATATAGTATTAATCGAAGAGATAAAGCTTCTCTAA
- a CDS encoding menaquinone biosynthesis family protein, translated as MNPIQLAHSPDADDIFMYFAIKFGWVDTKGYTFENIGLDIETLNVEALKGTYDVSAISFGMYPLIKDEYALLRTAVSFGEGYGPKLIRRKDKKLKRNFKVALSGKYTTNAMLFRIYYPDARPVYMDFLEIEEAVVSGKVDAGVLIHESILDFDTSLEVEKEVWDIWVELAGEGLPLPLGGMAIRRSLPLNRAIDIENILIEGVKVANERKEELCAKLEAEHLVRISDKMLKKYLDMYASDTSVELSTLQIKALDRLYELGFQHGLWETPIKTEQYLIPKEYETLRNS; from the coding sequence ATGAATCCTATACAATTAGCCCATTCTCCAGATGCAGATGATATTTTTATGTATTTTGCCATTAAATTCGGATGGGTTGATACCAAAGGCTATACGTTTGAGAACATTGGTCTTGACATTGAAACGCTCAATGTAGAAGCACTAAAAGGAACCTATGATGTCTCTGCCATAAGTTTTGGGATGTATCCGCTCATTAAAGATGAGTATGCGTTGCTTCGTACCGCAGTAAGTTTCGGTGAGGGGTATGGTCCCAAGCTCATACGCCGCAAAGATAAAAAGCTCAAACGCAATTTTAAAGTGGCGCTTTCTGGAAAATACACGACCAATGCCATGCTGTTCAGGATCTATTATCCTGATGCAAGACCTGTCTATATGGATTTCCTTGAGATAGAAGAGGCTGTCGTTTCAGGAAAGGTCGATGCAGGTGTACTGATCCATGAGTCCATCTTGGATTTTGATACAAGTCTGGAAGTTGAAAAAGAGGTATGGGATATTTGGGTAGAGTTAGCAGGAGAAGGTCTCCCCCTACCCCTTGGCGGTATGGCGATACGAAGAAGCCTCCCATTAAACCGTGCGATCGATATAGAAAATATTCTCATAGAGGGTGTCAAAGTGGCTAATGAGCGAAAAGAGGAACTCTGTGCCAAACTGGAAGCAGAACACCTTGTACGCATCTCAGATAAAATGCTTAAAAAATATCTTGATATGTATGCCTCTGATACATCGGTCGAACTCTCTACGCTTCAAATAAAAGCACTTGACAGACTCTATGAATTGGGCTTTCAGCATGGGTTATGGGAAACACCTATCAAAACGGAACAGTATTTGATCCCCAAAGAGTATGAAACCCTCCGGAACAGCTAA
- the recA gene encoding recombinase RecA: MAMDANKQKALDMAIKQIDKTFGKGTLMRLGDKEFEPIESISTGSLGLDMALGIGGIPQGRIIEIYGPESSGKTTLALQTIASAQKKDMVCAFIDAEHALDVVYARNLGVDTDNLLVSQPDFGEQALDVLETLARSAAVDLIIVDSVAALTPKSEIEGDMGDQHVGLQARLMSQALRKLTAILHKTNTTVIFINQIRMKIGTMGYGSPETTTGGNALKFYCSVRIDVRRIATLKQGESSIGNRVKAKVVKNKVAPPFRQAEFDIMFGEGISFVGELIDYGVKMDIIDKSGAWFSYGSEKLGQGKENAKITIKENPELMAELEGKIKEALGFGEALAVDESEMIED, encoded by the coding sequence ATGGCAATGGATGCAAATAAACAAAAAGCACTGGATATGGCGATCAAGCAGATCGATAAGACGTTTGGTAAAGGTACGCTGATGAGACTTGGAGATAAAGAGTTCGAACCTATCGAATCTATCTCAACAGGCTCACTCGGTTTAGACATGGCATTAGGGATCGGCGGTATACCTCAAGGGCGTATCATAGAGATCTATGGTCCTGAGTCATCTGGTAAAACCACACTTGCCCTACAGACCATTGCTTCAGCACAGAAAAAAGATATGGTGTGTGCATTCATCGATGCAGAACATGCACTGGATGTGGTGTATGCCAGAAATCTGGGTGTGGATACGGATAACCTTTTGGTTTCTCAACCGGATTTTGGTGAGCAGGCACTGGATGTACTTGAAACCTTGGCAAGATCAGCAGCAGTTGATCTGATCATCGTTGACTCCGTTGCCGCACTTACGCCAAAAAGTGAGATAGAGGGGGATATGGGAGATCAGCATGTGGGACTTCAGGCAAGATTGATGTCACAAGCACTACGTAAACTCACTGCGATCTTGCATAAAACGAACACAACAGTGATCTTCATTAACCAAATTCGTATGAAGATCGGTACCATGGGATACGGATCACCGGAAACAACGACAGGGGGGAATGCCTTGAAATTCTACTGTTCTGTGAGAATTGATGTGCGTCGTATCGCGACACTCAAACAAGGTGAATCTTCCATAGGTAACCGTGTCAAAGCAAAAGTAGTGAAAAATAAAGTAGCACCTCCATTTAGACAGGCTGAGTTTGACATTATGTTCGGTGAGGGGATCTCTTTTGTAGGAGAACTTATTGATTATGGTGTGAAGATGGATATCATTGACAAATCAGGTGCATGGTTCTCTTATGGTAGTGAGAAACTGGGACAAGGGAAGGAGAATGCAAAGATCACCATCAAAGAAAATCCTGAACTGATGGCAGAACTAGAAGGCAAAATCAAAGAAGCACTCGGCTTTGGTGAAGCCTTGGCAGTAGATGAGAGCGAAATGATCGAAGATTAA
- the eno gene encoding phosphopyruvate hydratase, protein MIFIDEIVATEVMDSRGNPTVKATVSLSDGTVESAIVPSGASTGKREALELRDGGDRYMGKGVLQACENVNGPISDALVGLSPFNQAEVDLVMKEVDGTNNYGNMGANAVLGVSMAVARAAAKSMGMPLYRYLGGANAVVMPVPMLNIINGGEHANNSVDFQEYMVMPVGFDRFSEGLRACAEVYHNLKKIIDGMGESTAVGDEGGFAPNLKSNEEPIQVIMQAIEKAGYKPGEQIAIALDVAASELINDAGKYVLKSENRELTSEELTAYYADMCAKYPIVSIEDGLSEDDWDGWKHLTEVLGDKVQLVGDDLFVTNVSILAEGIEKDIANSILIKPNQIGTVSETMQTVRLAQRSGYTCVMSHRSGESEDTFIADFAVALNTGEIKTGSTARSDRIAKYNRLLEIEAELGQFEYLGASIFTK, encoded by the coding sequence ATGATTTTTATCGATGAGATCGTAGCAACAGAGGTGATGGACAGTAGAGGAAACCCTACAGTAAAAGCAACGGTAAGTTTGAGTGACGGAACAGTGGAGAGCGCTATTGTCCCAAGTGGTGCAAGTACAGGTAAACGTGAAGCACTTGAACTTCGTGACGGTGGTGACAGATACATGGGGAAAGGTGTCCTTCAAGCCTGTGAAAATGTAAATGGTCCTATCAGTGATGCGCTTGTCGGTCTTAGTCCTTTTAACCAGGCAGAAGTAGACCTTGTGATGAAAGAGGTTGATGGTACGAACAATTATGGAAACATGGGTGCCAATGCGGTACTTGGTGTCTCTATGGCGGTAGCACGTGCGGCTGCAAAAAGTATGGGTATGCCGCTTTACCGTTACCTTGGCGGGGCGAATGCTGTGGTGATGCCGGTACCAATGCTTAATATCATTAACGGTGGAGAACATGCGAACAACTCTGTAGACTTTCAAGAATATATGGTCATGCCAGTAGGGTTTGATAGATTTTCAGAAGGATTGAGAGCTTGTGCAGAAGTGTATCACAACCTTAAAAAGATCATTGACGGGATGGGTGAGAGTACAGCAGTTGGCGATGAAGGTGGTTTTGCTCCAAACCTTAAGTCGAACGAGGAACCTATTCAGGTCATTATGCAAGCGATCGAAAAAGCCGGATATAAACCAGGTGAGCAGATCGCTATTGCCCTTGATGTTGCAGCATCTGAGCTCATCAATGACGCAGGGAAATATGTACTTAAGTCAGAAAATAGAGAATTGACATCTGAGGAACTTACTGCATATTATGCTGATATGTGTGCGAAGTACCCTATTGTATCGATCGAAGATGGATTAAGTGAAGATGACTGGGATGGCTGGAAGCATCTTACAGAAGTATTAGGGGATAAAGTACAGCTTGTAGGTGATGACCTCTTTGTGACCAATGTTTCTATCTTGGCAGAGGGGATCGAAAAAGATATCGCAAACTCTATCTTGATCAAACCAAATCAGATAGGAACAGTTTCTGAGACGATGCAGACAGTACGTCTTGCTCAAAGAAGCGGGTATACGTGTGTGATGTCTCACCGTTCAGGAGAGAGTGAAGATACATTTATCGCTGACTTTGCTGTCGCTTTGAATACCGGTGAAATAAAGACGGGATCAACAGCAAGAAGCGATAGAATCGCTAAATATAACAGACTGCTTGAGATCGAAGCGGAACTTGGTCAGTTTGAGTATTTGGGTGCGTCAATTTTTACAAAGTAA
- a CDS encoding cation:proton antiporter produces MIHTNIVHILTLSLLIWGSPFVAKFLRLPMPPVEIILGSIVAYFGLVGHNPYFTLIAEVGFLYLMFLAGMEVDLKQITKSPKSVIQRSMLFLFFMVVFSMIFGFIFDLNTIVIISMPLISIGLLASLSKVYGKEESWIRLAFIAGVLGEILSIAALTIFDAYITTGSPIELILKVSYLLLFIFVVYILYRMFNLLFWWYPELKSILVPKLDTSAQDIRLSMSLFFIMIAVMLSLELEVALGAFIAGIAISAFFHHEKQLEEKMSSLGFGFLVPLFFIHVGASFDLKALLLEGVVPGALLITVLMIVARLFAAIVLRGIHGSSKDAILIALSLSMPLTLLVAVATIGYDTKLLDQLTYYQLILASIFEILISMTIIKAIQVRNRSNKKESNKD; encoded by the coding sequence GTGATACACACTAACATCGTCCATATACTCACACTATCACTGCTCATATGGGGAAGCCCTTTTGTTGCCAAGTTTTTACGTTTACCTATGCCTCCTGTGGAGATCATATTAGGGTCTATTGTTGCCTATTTTGGATTGGTGGGTCATAACCCATACTTTACCCTCATTGCAGAGGTCGGCTTTCTCTATCTCATGTTCTTGGCCGGGATGGAAGTCGATCTGAAACAGATCACAAAAAGCCCTAAAAGTGTGATACAGAGGTCCATGCTATTCCTCTTCTTCATGGTCGTTTTTTCTATGATATTTGGTTTTATCTTTGATCTCAATACGATTGTCATTATCTCTATGCCACTGATATCCATAGGTTTGTTAGCTTCTTTATCCAAAGTATACGGGAAAGAGGAATCATGGATACGTTTAGCTTTTATCGCTGGTGTTCTGGGAGAGATCTTAAGTATTGCCGCACTGACCATCTTCGATGCATACATTACTACGGGGTCACCTATAGAACTTATTCTTAAAGTCAGTTACCTTCTTTTGTTCATCTTTGTTGTCTATATACTCTATAGAATGTTCAACCTGCTCTTTTGGTGGTACCCGGAACTCAAAAGTATTTTGGTTCCAAAGTTGGACACTTCCGCACAAGACATACGTCTCTCCATGTCTCTGTTCTTTATCATGATCGCTGTCATGCTGTCGCTCGAACTGGAAGTTGCCTTGGGTGCATTTATCGCGGGAATAGCAATCTCTGCCTTCTTCCATCATGAGAAACAACTTGAAGAAAAAATGTCCAGTCTAGGCTTCGGTTTCCTGGTACCTCTCTTCTTTATCCATGTCGGTGCATCCTTTGATCTGAAGGCACTTCTTCTAGAGGGCGTTGTTCCCGGCGCTCTGCTAATTACGGTCTTGATGATTGTTGCTAGATTATTTGCTGCGATTGTATTGAGAGGAATTCATGGTAGTTCGAAGGATGCTATACTTATAGCACTTTCTCTCTCTATGCCATTGACCCTTCTTGTTGCTGTTGCAACCATTGGGTATGACACAAAGTTATTAGACCAGTTGACCTATTATCAGCTGATCTTAGCCAGTATCTTTGAAATATTGATCTCTATGACGATCATTAAAGCTATACAGGTGAGGAATCGTTCTAATAAAAAAGAGAGCAATAAGGATTAA
- a CDS encoding biotin synthase: MSSPKQQIFLCAINNILSGTCKEDCKFCTQSVRYHADIERYSYKDIGQIVSEAKAAKANGALGYCLVTAGKGLDDKKVDFVARAAQAVKAEVRDLNLIACNGTASKEQLRYLKQHGIDSYNHNLETSERYYADICTTHAWSERYETCENVKSVGLALCSGGIFGMGETKEDRDALLNAIASLSPESTPLNFYHPNPALPIKARNIELDEAVAIIKKARALLGEDKLLMVAGGRELLFNGKENLMFESGANAMVIGNYLTTKGIEASSDQEMLDRLGYKVATSCDTH, from the coding sequence ATGTCTAGCCCTAAACAACAAATATTTTTATGTGCGATCAACAACATCCTTAGCGGTACCTGTAAAGAAGACTGTAAATTCTGTACCCAAAGTGTCAGATATCATGCAGATATCGAACGTTACAGTTACAAAGATATAGGACAAATTGTCTCTGAAGCAAAAGCGGCAAAAGCCAATGGTGCTTTGGGCTACTGTCTGGTTACTGCCGGTAAAGGACTGGATGATAAAAAAGTAGATTTTGTTGCACGTGCCGCACAGGCGGTCAAGGCCGAAGTCAGAGACCTCAACCTTATCGCATGCAATGGTACAGCCAGCAAAGAGCAGCTTCGCTACCTGAAGCAGCATGGTATCGATAGCTACAACCATAACCTTGAAACCTCTGAACGTTATTATGCGGATATCTGTACCACCCATGCCTGGAGTGAACGTTATGAGACCTGCGAAAATGTAAAATCTGTAGGTTTGGCACTCTGTTCTGGAGGAATCTTCGGTATGGGAGAAACCAAGGAAGACAGAGATGCCCTTCTCAATGCAATCGCATCTCTCAGCCCGGAATCAACACCGCTCAACTTCTATCATCCCAACCCTGCACTTCCTATCAAAGCAAGAAACATAGAACTGGATGAAGCTGTTGCGATCATCAAAAAAGCACGTGCACTTCTAGGAGAAGATAAACTTCTTATGGTAGCAGGCGGACGAGAGCTACTTTTCAACGGAAAAGAAAATCTCATGTTCGAATCTGGTGCGAATGCTATGGTTATAGGGAATTACTTAACCACTAAAGGTATTGAAGCAAGCAGTGATCAAGAGATGCTCGATAGACTTGGCTACAAGGTAGCAACAAGCTGTGATACACACTAA
- the topA gene encoding type I DNA topoisomerase yields the protein MKNLIIVESPAKARTITSFLNKDYKVIASKGHIRDLPKSTFGITVDDENGDLVPKYSIPRDANPTVKELKKLAKEAETVFIATDEDREGEAIGYHIAKAIGKEPTELPRIVFHEITKNAIQHALETPRKVDMDSVDAQQTRRLLDRIVGYKLSPLLASKIQKGLSAGRVQSSTLKLVVDREREIKAFVPEEYWTIDALFEKDIEASIYDYNGLKIEKLTVKTEADATEIVTSAKSESFVVASLEKTKRKTKTPPPFMTSTLQQTASTQLGFSPKKTMMVAQKLYEGVKTDKGTMGVITYMRTDSLNLAKEAVTAAREHIKNTYGDKYLPAKAKNYATKSKGAQEAHEAIRPTMIEFDGKTAADYLSVDELKLYRLIYNRFLACQMTEAEMESQTLLFKGDKCTFKASGRKLLFDGFYKVTGYTDKDKLLPELETGQAVSLDNIKQEQHFTEPPARYNEASLIKKLESLGIGRPSTYAPTVTTLQTRKYIEVEKKRIHPTEVAFTVTEMLEKHFPEIVDSGFTSNMEETLDEIAEGNTDWQTVLKAFYTPFLHKVEEGKKKIKSLKVAVPTGEKCPKCDSELLLRKGRYGEFIACSNFPKCKYTKNPDGTEVEGPEETDEKCEKCGSMMVIKNSKRGKFLACSAYPKCKNAKSLEPARELTVPCPECGGKLQEREGKRGKFFGCVNYPKCKFIANFEPVDKKCSECGYTMGIKHLKSGDVYECFKCKHKEEAK from the coding sequence ATGAAAAACCTAATTATCGTAGAATCACCAGCCAAAGCACGTACCATTACCAGTTTCTTGAATAAAGACTATAAAGTCATCGCCTCTAAAGGGCATATTCGTGACCTTCCAAAAAGTACTTTTGGTATAACTGTGGATGATGAAAACGGTGATCTTGTTCCTAAATACTCCATTCCAAGAGATGCGAACCCCACTGTCAAAGAGTTAAAGAAGCTTGCTAAAGAAGCAGAGACAGTATTTATCGCAACGGATGAGGATCGAGAAGGAGAGGCTATCGGGTATCATATTGCTAAAGCGATCGGAAAAGAGCCTACCGAACTTCCCCGTATCGTCTTTCATGAGATCACCAAAAATGCTATTCAGCATGCGCTTGAAACACCGCGTAAAGTCGATATGGACTCGGTGGATGCGCAGCAAACAAGAAGACTGCTTGACCGTATCGTAGGCTACAAACTTTCACCTCTGCTTGCCAGTAAGATCCAAAAAGGACTAAGTGCCGGTAGAGTACAAAGTTCGACACTGAAACTGGTAGTGGACAGAGAGCGTGAAATTAAAGCGTTCGTCCCTGAAGAGTATTGGACCATCGATGCACTGTTTGAAAAAGACATTGAAGCTTCTATCTATGATTATAACGGTTTGAAAATAGAGAAACTGACAGTGAAAACGGAAGCAGATGCCACAGAGATCGTCACATCAGCGAAGAGTGAATCCTTTGTCGTTGCTTCACTTGAGAAGACGAAAAGAAAGACAAAAACACCACCTCCGTTCATGACATCGACCTTGCAGCAGACAGCCTCTACCCAACTGGGATTTTCACCTAAAAAAACGATGATGGTCGCACAGAAACTCTACGAAGGGGTGAAAACAGACAAAGGTACGATGGGGGTCATTACCTATATGAGAACCGACTCGCTCAATCTTGCCAAAGAAGCGGTAACTGCTGCGAGAGAACATATCAAAAACACTTACGGAGACAAATATCTCCCAGCCAAAGCCAAAAACTACGCCACTAAGTCCAAAGGTGCACAAGAAGCCCATGAAGCGATCCGTCCGACCATGATCGAGTTTGACGGCAAGACTGCGGCTGACTACCTTTCTGTAGATGAACTGAAACTCTATAGACTGATCTACAACCGCTTCTTAGCCTGTCAAATGACAGAAGCAGAGATGGAATCGCAGACACTTCTCTTCAAAGGAGATAAATGTACCTTCAAAGCAAGCGGGAGAAAACTCCTTTTTGACGGCTTCTATAAAGTCACAGGATACACCGACAAAGACAAACTCTTGCCGGAACTGGAGACAGGTCAAGCGGTAAGTCTAGACAATATCAAGCAGGAACAGCATTTTACAGAACCCCCTGCCCGATACAATGAAGCGAGTCTCATCAAGAAGCTCGAGTCACTGGGTATCGGTCGTCCAAGTACCTATGCACCGACGGTGACCACACTTCAAACACGTAAGTACATTGAAGTAGAAAAAAAACGTATTCATCCTACAGAGGTGGCCTTTACGGTTACAGAGATGCTTGAAAAGCACTTCCCTGAGATAGTAGACAGCGGATTTACTTCAAATATGGAAGAGACACTCGATGAGATCGCAGAAGGAAACACGGACTGGCAAACGGTTCTCAAAGCGTTCTATACCCCATTTCTGCATAAAGTAGAAGAGGGAAAGAAAAAGATCAAAAGTCTCAAGGTAGCTGTACCTACAGGAGAAAAGTGTCCTAAATGTGACTCTGAACTTCTCTTGCGTAAAGGGCGGTATGGCGAATTTATCGCATGTAGTAACTTCCCTAAATGTAAATACACCAAAAATCCGGATGGTACAGAAGTAGAAGGGCCGGAAGAGACGGATGAGAAGTGTGAAAAATGCGGTTCGATGATGGTCATCAAAAACTCTAAAAGAGGAAAATTCCTTGCCTGTTCCGCTTACCCGAAATGTAAAAATGCCAAGTCTCTTGAACCGGCAAGGGAACTCACAGTTCCCTGCCCGGAATGTGGAGGAAAACTCCAGGAGAGAGAAGGGAAAAGAGGTAAATTCTTTGGCTGTGTGAATTATCCGAAATGTAAATTCATCGCCAATTTTGAGCCTGTAGACAAAAAATGTTCGGAGTGTGGATATACTATGGGGATCAAACATCTCAAAAGCGGTGATGTCTATGAGTGCTTTAAATGTAAACATAAAGAGGAGGCAAAGTAA